From one Amphiura filiformis chromosome 13, Afil_fr2py, whole genome shotgun sequence genomic stretch:
- the LOC140168774 gene encoding serine/threonine-protein kinase PDIK1L-like → MAAPPGPHFMPMGAPPPPPRPHFMPMGAPPPPPPPPGPHFMPGMMPGPGPGPRPVAYENPPGYSIQKKLGEGGFGCVFRAIHLRSNRTCALKSIDISTLSRKYRELAIKQWLVEVEALVKVASHPNVVSYRKAFDTGWKLWVEMEFCGGGDLTHYLSGWTTRISRTVKRKIIQDIASAVAYLHEQAIVHRDIKADNVLILILITALAYNSGHREALDITAKLADFGLAKVIATCNFEGSLETYYMDCTCGTRYYLAPEVLEGKYTLMADVFSMAVLFTAIVTESKIPKQGYMTSYIKDATGKIWAFGEYMMMTKSDVAIRSSFSAGGNLRNLINSMLQYDYHKRPTAKEVYHTITTMISVDDFPKDPKNVKRGWGDRPVPPPPK, encoded by the exons ATGGCAGCACCACCAGGTCCTCATTTCATGCCAATGGGTGCACCACCGCCGCCACCACGTCCTCATTTCATGCCAATGGgtgcaccaccaccaccaccaccaccaccaggtCCCCATTTCATGCCCGGCATGATGCCCGGACCCGGACCCGGACCACGGCCTGTAGCTTATGAGAATCCACCAGGTTACTCTATCCAAAAGAAACTCGGTGAAGGAGGATTTGGGTGCGTCTTTAGAGCGATTCACCTGCGGAGCAACAGAACATGTGCGCTAAAGTCCATTGATATTAGCACTCTTAGCCGGAAGTACCGCGAACTGGCCATCAAACAATGGCTAGTCGAAGTGGAAGCCCTCGTTAAGGTGGCATCTCACCCTAACGTAGTCAGTTATCGGAAAGCGTTTGATACAGGCTGGAAACTTTGGGTGGAGATGGAATTCTGCGGTGGAGGGGACCTGACGCACTACTTGAGTGGCTGGACAACCCGTATTAGCCGAACTGTAAAACGTAAAATCATACAAGATATCGCGTCAGCTGTTGCGTACCTACATGAACAAGCGATAGTACATCGAGACATTAAAGCTGACAATGTTCtaatcttaatactaataacggcgt tagcTTATAATAGTGGTCATCGCGAAGCACTGGATATTACCGCAAAACTTGCCGATTTTGGGCTGGCAAAAGTGATCGCGACGTGCAACTTTGAAGGTAGTTTGGAAACTTACTATATGGATTGCACATGCGGTACGCGGTATTATTTAGCGCCTGAAGTACTCGAAGGGAAATACACGCTAATGGCTGATGTGTTCTCGATGGCGGTACTTTTTACAGCGATAGTTACAGAATCCAAAATCCCAAAACAAGGATACATGACGAGTTATATCAAAGATGCCACTGGTAAAATCTGGGCGTTTGGTGAATACATGATGATGACAAAAAGTGACGTAGCAATCAGGTCTAGTTTTAGCGCTGGAGGAAATCTGCGTAACCTCATCAACTCCATGTTGCAGTATGATTATCACAAACGGCCAACGGCAAAAGAGGTTTACCACACGATAACGACGATGATTTCTGTGGACGATTTCCCCAAAGATCCCAAAAATGTAAAAAGAGGCTGGGGAGACCGGCCGGTGCCACCTCCTCCAAAATAA